From the genome of Labrus bergylta chromosome 4, fLabBer1.1, whole genome shotgun sequence, one region includes:
- the asb10 gene encoding ankyrin repeat and SOCS box protein 10 isoform X2, whose product MAYVAPKIKWHKQKKYRNDVIATAKASGCVLQFWNSLLVGDELTMLSIVDDDEYCYLIDAVYDTSNIEEWKNFRFNYRGLRLWSLSYEQELTTPLHITAGRGFADCLRLLLQRGANVDLAPGGTTALHESCENSQPECTKLLLIHGANANAVSEDGLMPLHVCSSPESFECAKYLLQYGAAINGRTLDENDTPLHVAARNGLPDHVDLYLRYGAAVNKENDEGLTPLNAACSQPQELQELQHYFTVCQMLLGAGANVHTMDQDKRNPLHMACKNVNPDIVDLLLASGACVNDMDYGGEAPMHNILKVVCYKFSHQPERIVRALLNHGSIRVWPGALPMVLKHCCVSPRTIEVLLNAYSFLKVTDTWVESVSPEVFKEHKDFYESVFSLAMTPRSLQHLARCKLRNVLDGRVHQVVPKLDLPAFIKNYLLLEYRGFIH is encoded by the exons ATGGCATATGTAGCTCCTAAGATTAAGTGGCACAAACAGAAGAAGTACCGGAACGACGTGATCGCCACAGCGAAAGCCAGTGGCTGTGTTCTGCAGTTCTGGAACTCTTTGCTTGTGGGCGATGAGCTGACGATGCTCAGTATCGTAGACGACGACGAGTATTGCTACCTTATTGATGCTGTTTATGACACCAGCAACATAGAGGAATGGAAGAACTTTAGATTTAACTACAGAGGCCTGA GACTTTGGTCTCTGAGTTATGAGCAGGAACTGACCACACCACTTCACATCACCGCTGGCCGAGGCTTCGCAGACTGTCTGAGACTCCTGCTGCAGCGGGGGGCCAATGTAGACCTGGCACCTGGAGGCACCACAGCCCTGCACGAGTCCTGTGAAAACAGCCAACCAGAATGTACCAAACTGCTTCTGATTCACGGCGCCAACGCCAATGCTGTCTCTGAAGATGGTCTAATGCCTCTGCATGTTTGCTCAAGCCCTGAGTCTTTTGA ATGTGCCAAGTATCTCCTTCAGTATGGTGCAGCTATTAATGGTCGCACTCTAGATGAAAATGACACACCCTTACACGTGGCAGCCAGGAATGGCCTTCCTGACCACGTCGATCTCTACCTGCGCTATGGAGCCGCTGTGAACAAAGAGAATGACGAGGGTCTCACCCCACTGAACGCAGCTTGTTCACAACcccaggagctgcaggagctccAACATTACTTTACAGTGTGCCAGATGCTGCTGGGGGCCGGGGCCAACGTCCACACCATGGACCAGGACAAACGCAATCCTTTACACATGGCCTGTAAAAACGTCAACCCAGACATAGTGGATCTTCTCCTGGCTAGCGGTGCCTGTGTTAACGACATGGACTACGGTGGTGAAGCTCCCATGCACAACATCCTAAAGGTGGTCTGCTACAAGTTTTCCCATCAGCCTGAGAGGATTGTGCGTGCTTTGCTTAACCATGGTTCTATACGAGTGTGGCCTGGAGCTCTGCCCATG GTTTTAAAGCACTGCTGTGTGTCTCCACGCACCATCGAGGTTCTTCTCAACGCTTACAGTTTCCTTAAAGTCACGGACACGTGGGTGGAGTCTGTGTCACCGGAGGTGTTTAAG GAGCACAAAGACTTCTACgagtctgtcttctctctgGCAATGACTCCTCGCTCCCTGCAGCACTTGGCTCGCTGCAAACTCAGAAATGTCCTGGATGGCCGAGTACACCAGGTGGTCCCTAAACTGGATCTGCCAGCCTTTATCAAGAATTACCTGCTGCTGGAGTACAGAGGTTTTATCCATTGA
- the asb10 gene encoding ankyrin repeat and SOCS box protein 10 isoform X1, which produces MSRGSFVFTPMALRSLQLDEDMLERHKYKRQLASHQLNNYLLKKEARDRAPLRTSTALPAAVCQDAVVQNALYTGDLEAMQHLFPRGSTANLIIEPQGGEMRWVATGEGLWSLSYEQELTTPLHITAGRGFADCLRLLLQRGANVDLAPGGTTALHESCENSQPECTKLLLIHGANANAVSEDGLMPLHVCSSPESFECAKYLLQYGAAINGRTLDENDTPLHVAARNGLPDHVDLYLRYGAAVNKENDEGLTPLNAACSQPQELQELQHYFTVCQMLLGAGANVHTMDQDKRNPLHMACKNVNPDIVDLLLASGACVNDMDYGGEAPMHNILKVVCYKFSHQPERIVRALLNHGSIRVWPGALPMVLKHCCVSPRTIEVLLNAYSFLKVTDTWVESVSPEVFKEHKDFYESVFSLAMTPRSLQHLARCKLRNVLDGRVHQVVPKLDLPAFIKNYLLLEYRGFIH; this is translated from the exons ATGTCGCGAGGCAGCTTTGTCTTCACACCCATGGCCTTACGCTCTCTTCAACTTGATGAAGACATGCTGGAGAGACACAAGTACAAGAGGCAGCTTGCCTCCCATCAGCTCAATAACTACCTGCTGAAAAAGGAGGCCAGGGACAGAGCACCGCTGAGGACCAGCACGGCCCTGCCTGCAGCTGTCTGCCAGGATGCGGTCGTCCAAAATGCTCTGTATACCGGAGACCTGGAGGCTATGCAGCACCTCTTTCCTCGAGGATCCACAGCAAACCTCATCATCGAGCCACAAGGAGGGGAAATGCGCTGGGTCGCCACAGGAGAAG GACTTTGGTCTCTGAGTTATGAGCAGGAACTGACCACACCACTTCACATCACCGCTGGCCGAGGCTTCGCAGACTGTCTGAGACTCCTGCTGCAGCGGGGGGCCAATGTAGACCTGGCACCTGGAGGCACCACAGCCCTGCACGAGTCCTGTGAAAACAGCCAACCAGAATGTACCAAACTGCTTCTGATTCACGGCGCCAACGCCAATGCTGTCTCTGAAGATGGTCTAATGCCTCTGCATGTTTGCTCAAGCCCTGAGTCTTTTGA ATGTGCCAAGTATCTCCTTCAGTATGGTGCAGCTATTAATGGTCGCACTCTAGATGAAAATGACACACCCTTACACGTGGCAGCCAGGAATGGCCTTCCTGACCACGTCGATCTCTACCTGCGCTATGGAGCCGCTGTGAACAAAGAGAATGACGAGGGTCTCACCCCACTGAACGCAGCTTGTTCACAACcccaggagctgcaggagctccAACATTACTTTACAGTGTGCCAGATGCTGCTGGGGGCCGGGGCCAACGTCCACACCATGGACCAGGACAAACGCAATCCTTTACACATGGCCTGTAAAAACGTCAACCCAGACATAGTGGATCTTCTCCTGGCTAGCGGTGCCTGTGTTAACGACATGGACTACGGTGGTGAAGCTCCCATGCACAACATCCTAAAGGTGGTCTGCTACAAGTTTTCCCATCAGCCTGAGAGGATTGTGCGTGCTTTGCTTAACCATGGTTCTATACGAGTGTGGCCTGGAGCTCTGCCCATG GTTTTAAAGCACTGCTGTGTGTCTCCACGCACCATCGAGGTTCTTCTCAACGCTTACAGTTTCCTTAAAGTCACGGACACGTGGGTGGAGTCTGTGTCACCGGAGGTGTTTAAG GAGCACAAAGACTTCTACgagtctgtcttctctctgGCAATGACTCCTCGCTCCCTGCAGCACTTGGCTCGCTGCAAACTCAGAAATGTCCTGGATGGCCGAGTACACCAGGTGGTCCCTAAACTGGATCTGCCAGCCTTTATCAAGAATTACCTGCTGCTGGAGTACAGAGGTTTTATCCATTGA
- the zgc:92591 gene encoding histone H2B — protein sequence MTNDIPKRKGKNPGEKKGKRKAKRRETYAMYIYKVLKQVHPDTGISSRAMSIMNSFVNDLFERIATEASRLAQYNKRSTITSREVQTAVRLLLPGELAKHAVSEGTKAVTKYTSSK from the exons ATGACTAACGACATACCTAAGAGAAAGGGGAAGAACCCAGGTGAGAAAAAGGGCAAAAGAAAGGCCAAAAGAAGAGAGACTTATGCGATGTACATCTATAAAGTTTTGAAACAG GTTCACCCGGATACAGGGATTTCAAGCAGAGCCATGAGCATCATGAACTCCTTCGTGAACGACCTGTTTGAGAGAATCGCCACAGAAGCGTCCCGGCTGGCTCAGTACAATAAACGCTCCACCATCACTAGCAGAGAGGTGCAAACTGCAGTGAGACTGCTGCTGCCCGGGGAGCTGGCCAAACACGCCGTGTCTGAAGGCACAAAAGCTGTCACCAAGTACACCAGCTCCAAATGA